One window of Rasiella rasia genomic DNA carries:
- a CDS encoding O-antigen ligase family protein gives MQKRNWIKILLFSLLAVILINIAHAFFLYQNKYNPITIEYTAAANFNTFNWLTVTPKYSSETYNTKTIPISSGASKKISTTINESKGIQFLGLYWSSSIEGVFKIEDISISSNNKTWDISDLDKFVAYASNNVVPVITSESITATSNKAANGWLMIDVQAFEKIARNKQFKPLSWLTCTILFLLFVICGAKYYEIIIRGLNTFKVEGSILYQSRIYLLYLWMILLPFWNIISHVLMAVSVALAIAHFIVAREKFETKHFIKFIPLTMLFVAIALVNLVAYPDVFLNEAGDYMYFLLTPFVFIGIALKELGKIFNSFKWAVFTYVVLLILAIIERYVLLQTAYSFTDFFFETLELYWHSSYLSAIILIPLLFQYIQKKPSFKLIVITLIAFLFMYISQARLPLILGLIILIGLTILKFPKKIRRIYTAICILLLLVGALWITQSAAAQKRITETFLTNQTQKTDARSELWKHSFMVARDNLAVGIGRENIRETLSNKIEQSSAIKYRRYNSHNQYLEFLLGYGVVILIVFLAVLITPVVVRYRYATIFTLYMALAMLVESYLSRQAGVVLFSLWYSFFIWYDSKNNK, from the coding sequence ATGCAAAAACGAAATTGGATTAAGATTTTGCTTTTTTCGCTTTTGGCGGTAATTTTAATCAATATAGCACATGCTTTCTTTTTATATCAGAACAAGTACAATCCTATAACTATAGAATATACAGCTGCAGCCAATTTTAATACATTTAATTGGCTTACAGTAACCCCAAAATATAGCAGCGAAACATACAACACAAAAACAATCCCAATTTCGTCGGGTGCTTCAAAGAAAATAAGCACTACAATAAATGAATCTAAGGGGATTCAGTTTTTAGGTTTGTATTGGAGTTCGAGTATAGAAGGAGTTTTTAAGATTGAGGATATAAGCATCTCTTCAAATAATAAAACTTGGGACATTAGCGATCTAGATAAATTTGTCGCATACGCTAGTAATAATGTGGTTCCGGTCATAACTTCTGAAAGCATCACAGCAACGTCTAACAAGGCAGCTAACGGATGGTTGATGATAGATGTTCAAGCGTTCGAAAAAATAGCAAGAAATAAACAGTTCAAACCTCTATCATGGCTTACTTGCACAATACTATTTTTACTATTTGTTATTTGCGGAGCTAAATATTATGAAATAATAATACGGGGCTTAAATACTTTTAAAGTAGAAGGCTCAATTCTATATCAATCTAGAATTTACTTGTTATACCTGTGGATGATACTCCTCCCTTTTTGGAATATTATTTCTCACGTTCTTATGGCAGTTTCTGTAGCTCTAGCTATTGCACACTTTATCGTTGCTCGCGAAAAGTTCGAGACTAAGCACTTTATCAAATTTATTCCCCTAACGATGCTATTTGTGGCAATTGCACTCGTTAATCTTGTCGCATACCCTGATGTATTTTTAAATGAAGCAGGAGACTATATGTACTTTCTATTAACTCCTTTTGTTTTTATTGGGATTGCATTAAAGGAATTAGGAAAAATTTTTAACAGCTTTAAATGGGCTGTTTTTACCTATGTAGTTTTGCTAATACTTGCAATTATAGAGCGATATGTGCTGTTACAAACAGCCTATAGTTTTACAGACTTTTTCTTTGAAACATTAGAATTATATTGGCACTCAAGCTATCTTTCAGCTATTATTTTAATTCCGCTACTCTTTCAGTACATCCAGAAAAAACCGTCTTTCAAGTTGATTGTAATTACATTAATTGCATTCCTTTTCATGTATATTTCGCAAGCGAGACTTCCACTAATTTTGGGACTTATCATTTTAATTGGTTTAACGATTTTAAAGTTTCCAAAGAAAATAAGAAGAATTTATACTGCAATTTGTATCCTTTTATTGCTAGTCGGAGCCCTTTGGATAACACAATCTGCTGCTGCCCAGAAAAGAATTACTGAAACGTTTTTAACCAATCAAACTCAGAAAACCGATGCTCGATCAGAATTGTGGAAGCACAGTTTTATGGTAGCAAGGGATAATCTAGCAGTAGGTATAGGTCGTGAAAATATACGCGAAACATTGTCGAACAAAATAGAACAGAGCTCTGCTATAAAATATAGACGATACAATTCACACAACCAATACTTAGAGTTTTTATTAGGATATGGGGTCGTTATTTTAATAGTTTTTTTAGCTGTTTTAATCACTCCAGTTGTGGTTAGATATCGGTATGCAACAATTTTTACATTGTATATGGCATTAGCAATGTTGGTAGAATCGTATCTTTCAAGACAGGCAGGTGTTGTATTGTTTAGCCTCTGGTATTCATTTTTTATATGGTATGATAGTAAGAATAACAAATAA
- a CDS encoding N-acetylneuraminate synthase family protein, which translates to MTYLIGEIGQNHNGSVDVAKAIIDVVARPVYDKLFETQLGRMNAVKLTKRDLQHELSASQMARPYNSPHSFGKTYGEHRAYLELDDAQHFEIYQYAKKKGLDFVETLCAINCLSILDLFVPDRLKVASRDVTNLPLLDELAKTRIPIIISTGMAGERELNNALNTITKHHEDISILHCVSQYPTHYENVNLNTIPYLKEKYPNYTIGYSDHTVGIATPVAAVAMGAEIIEKHITLDRQMKGTDQAGSLEIDGIFRMTRDIRNLEISFGTKEIKIEEVVKEVREKLERSIATQRALPKGHIITEDDIHLLSPGDGFQWAEKEYVIGKRVTNDIPKDEIIYKQNFQ; encoded by the coding sequence ATGACCTATCTAATAGGAGAAATAGGACAAAACCACAATGGTTCTGTAGATGTAGCCAAGGCTATTATAGATGTAGTAGCTAGGCCTGTATACGACAAGCTTTTTGAAACGCAATTAGGTAGAATGAATGCGGTAAAACTAACAAAGCGTGATTTGCAGCATGAACTTTCTGCTTCGCAAATGGCGCGACCTTATAATTCACCGCATTCTTTTGGAAAAACGTATGGAGAACATAGAGCTTATTTAGAATTGGATGATGCTCAGCATTTTGAAATTTATCAATATGCAAAGAAAAAAGGGCTTGATTTTGTTGAAACATTATGCGCTATAAATTGCTTGAGCATATTAGATTTGTTTGTTCCAGATAGATTAAAGGTTGCGTCTAGAGACGTAACAAACTTACCTCTGTTGGACGAATTAGCCAAAACGAGAATACCTATAATCATATCAACGGGAATGGCCGGAGAGCGAGAATTAAATAACGCTTTAAATACTATAACAAAACACCACGAAGATATTTCGATACTTCACTGTGTGTCACAATACCCAACGCACTATGAGAATGTAAACTTAAATACCATACCATATCTAAAAGAAAAGTATCCAAATTATACTATTGGATATTCAGACCATACAGTTGGTATTGCAACACCAGTTGCCGCAGTTGCTATGGGAGCAGAAATTATTGAAAAACATATTACGTTAGACCGTCAAATGAAAGGAACTGATCAGGCTGGTTCTTTAGAGATTGATGGTATTTTTAGGATGACGCGGGATATCAGAAATCTAGAAATTTCTTTTGGCACTAAAGAAATAAAGATTGAAGAAGTCGTAAAGGAAGTAAGAGAGAAGCTTGAACGATCTATTGCCACCCAAAGGGCACTTCCTAAAGGGCATATTATAACTGAAGATGACATACACTTGCTTAGTCCTGGTGATGGTTTTCAATGGGCAGAAAAAGAGTATGTTATAGGTAAGCGAGTAACCAATGACATTCCCAAAGACGAAATTATCTACAAACAAAACTTTCAGTAA
- the wecC gene encoding UDP-N-acetyl-D-mannosamine dehydrogenase, which produces MEHKPSVVMMGLGYIGLPTAALISSRGLQVTGVDIREEVVETINQGKIHIVEPDLDGLVHHVVNKGYLKAATTPVEADVYLIAVPTPFKGDHVPDTSYVASAAKNIIPTLKNGALVILESTSPVGTTEKLQELIFEERPELRGSIYIAYCPERVLPGNILHELKHNDRAIGGIDEASTQKAISFYKHFVVGELHPTNAKTAEMVKLVENASRDNQIAFANELSMICDKAGINVWQMIALANKHPRVNILNPGTGVGGHCIAVDPWFIVSEFPEESQVIRKAREVNNYKTEWALEKVKNAALQFKVDKGRDAVIACMGLAFKPDIDDLRESPALSLTENLERDNFAVLRVEPNIESDEKMQLYAIPEAIEKADIIVFLVAHNEFKNLNIPSGKIVIDFVGLKK; this is translated from the coding sequence ATGGAACATAAACCATCCGTAGTGATGATGGGTTTGGGCTATATTGGCCTTCCTACAGCTGCGTTGATTTCGAGTAGAGGGTTACAAGTAACAGGCGTTGATATTCGCGAAGAAGTGGTAGAAACCATCAATCAAGGGAAAATACATATTGTAGAGCCAGATTTAGACGGGCTTGTTCACCACGTGGTGAACAAAGGATATTTAAAGGCGGCCACTACACCTGTTGAAGCAGATGTATACCTTATAGCAGTACCTACTCCGTTTAAGGGAGATCATGTGCCAGATACTTCTTATGTAGCTTCTGCTGCTAAAAATATAATACCTACGCTTAAAAACGGGGCCTTAGTAATTTTAGAATCTACCAGTCCCGTAGGTACAACAGAGAAGTTACAAGAGCTAATTTTTGAAGAAAGACCTGAGTTGAGAGGAAGTATTTACATTGCCTATTGCCCAGAGCGCGTACTTCCGGGAAACATCTTGCACGAGTTAAAACATAACGATCGTGCTATTGGTGGTATAGACGAGGCATCTACTCAGAAAGCGATATCTTTTTATAAGCATTTTGTGGTGGGTGAATTGCACCCAACCAATGCCAAAACGGCCGAAATGGTAAAGCTGGTTGAAAATGCCTCTAGAGACAATCAGATTGCCTTTGCGAATGAATTGTCTATGATATGTGACAAAGCAGGAATTAATGTGTGGCAAATGATTGCATTGGCAAATAAACATCCAAGAGTGAACATTTTAAACCCAGGAACAGGGGTTGGTGGGCATTGTATTGCTGTAGACCCTTGGTTTATTGTTTCAGAATTTCCTGAAGAGAGCCAAGTAATTAGAAAAGCAAGAGAAGTAAATAATTATAAAACAGAGTGGGCGCTTGAAAAGGTTAAAAATGCTGCACTTCAGTTTAAGGTAGATAAGGGTAGAGATGCCGTAATTGCCTGTATGGGTCTAGCCTTTAAGCCTGATATAGATGATTTACGTGAGTCGCCAGCTTTATCTCTAACGGAAAATTTAGAGCGTGACAATTTTGCTGTACTTCGTGTAGAGCCCAATATTGAAAGTGACGAAAAAATGCAACTGTATGCCATTCCTGAAGCAATAGAAAAGGCTGATATAATAGTATTTTTAGTAGCGCATAATGAATTTAAAAATCTTAACATTCCTTCAGGAAAAATAGTGATTGATTTTGTTGGGTTAAAGAAATAA
- a CDS encoding KdsC family phosphatase, whose product MALPKLVITDIDGVWTDGGMYYDDTNQEFKKFNTSDSVGVLFLNYLEVPLLIMTGEDTQIVQRRADKLKITDVYLGVKNKLELTKKICQERSISLSEIAFIGDDINDLQLLTNVGFSAAPYNAPEYIKDKVDLVLHKKGGDGAFREFVEHLVSEYSSIEVMLQKYTEEKNMNQ is encoded by the coding sequence ATGGCATTACCTAAATTGGTTATAACCGATATTGACGGGGTTTGGACAGACGGTGGAATGTACTATGATGATACCAACCAAGAGTTCAAAAAATTTAACACCAGCGATAGTGTTGGGGTGCTTTTTCTTAACTACTTAGAAGTTCCGTTATTAATAATGACCGGAGAAGACACACAAATTGTGCAACGACGAGCAGACAAGCTAAAAATTACAGACGTTTATTTAGGAGTTAAAAATAAGTTAGAATTGACAAAAAAGATATGCCAAGAACGATCTATTTCATTGAGTGAGATAGCGTTTATTGGAGACGATATTAATGATTTACAACTTCTAACCAATGTTGGGTTTAGTGCAGCGCCATATAACGCACCCGAATATATAAAAGACAAGGTTGATTTAGTACTTCATAAAAAAGGTGGCGACGGTGCTTTTAGGGAATTTGTTGAACATTTAGTTAGTGAATACAGTAGTATTGAAGTCATGCTGCAAAAATATACCGAAGAAAAAAACATGAACCAGTAA
- a CDS encoding WecB/TagA/CpsF family glycosyltransferase, with amino-acid sequence MKETLSLVSKTISEKQQIHHVVVNAGKIVAMQKDVALRKSVNESDLINADGQAVVWAAKMLGKPLKERVAGIDLMHNLVEMAHQQNLKIFLLGAKEEVVQKVSEIYQEKYNSTIIAGYRNGYFTREDEPEIAQKIANSGAHMLFVAITSPIKENFLYNHRELLKTVPFVMGVGGSFDVVAGKTKRAPVWMQNAGLEWFYRFLQEPGRMWKRYLVGNSKFIWLVIKEKLKK; translated from the coding sequence ATGAAAGAGACGTTGAGTTTGGTGTCAAAGACCATTTCAGAAAAACAACAAATCCACCATGTCGTTGTAAATGCGGGTAAAATTGTAGCCATGCAAAAAGATGTTGCCCTGCGGAAAAGCGTCAACGAAAGTGACCTAATTAACGCAGATGGACAGGCCGTAGTTTGGGCAGCTAAAATGCTAGGAAAACCCCTCAAAGAACGTGTTGCAGGTATAGACTTAATGCATAACCTGGTTGAGATGGCACACCAACAAAACCTGAAAATATTTCTCCTTGGGGCTAAAGAAGAAGTAGTGCAAAAGGTTTCAGAAATTTACCAAGAAAAATACAACAGCACTATTATTGCGGGGTATCGCAATGGTTATTTTACAAGAGAAGATGAACCCGAGATTGCTCAGAAAATTGCCAATAGCGGCGCACACATGCTCTTTGTGGCTATTACCTCTCCTATCAAAGAAAACTTTCTATACAATCATCGCGAACTATTAAAAACTGTCCCATTTGTTATGGGTGTGGGAGGTAGTTTCGACGTCGTAGCAGGAAAAACCAAACGCGCCCCCGTTTGGATGCAGAACGCAGGACTTGAGTGGTTTTATAGGTTTCTTCAAGAACCTGGACGCATGTGGAAACGGTATCTTGTTGGTAACAGTAAGTTTATTTGGCTAGTTATAAAAGAAAAGTTGAAGAAGTGA
- a CDS encoding N-acetylneuraminate synthase family protein, whose amino-acid sequence MKVIAESAFNHNGSLTYTLDLAKEAKKAGADYFTVQVMDVAAFCVENYSKYDIYENNTLSFEEWSEVFAYCRKIDIEVIPCVLDIPSFDFCYAEGFRFLKLHATDITNKTMLQKMAGYDDLTFILETQCATNLEIKFALDIIGNQVECLMHGFSNYPTEVEDLNLNALDYLKEEFPQYSTGLADHSLDTTNIPLMVLAKGCEYLEKHITITRNNRKFDYQVSLYPHEFAVMVQQLKHYQLALGDYKKHPSKSELPYRNVMYKKVLGGGDFKRADAGVEYITHQFNSFKKEDVGIALIARLKSKRLPLKVLKPFHDTNMIDFLYQRLKTAQKVKDVFLSTSTLAEDTPLAEVGVEKGHKVYRGHAVSVLDRMLELSLQEQWGSVFRVTGDNPFTDPDLVDEMITLMVENDLDYVRANNVPFGVSAELFSTKYLWNLYLNMDNPMHSEYLTLFILNDEHAKKGCIDVESTLKDIKFINLSVDYPEDYNRVLMLSERLGATNLTEATLKDIFGVIEDFKRVDKNKLIKLPEGKEIVFSEFLKRLENQTYVVRKKMNL is encoded by the coding sequence ATGAAAGTAATAGCCGAAAGCGCCTTTAATCACAACGGCAGCCTAACGTATACTCTTGATTTAGCCAAAGAGGCAAAAAAAGCTGGAGCCGATTACTTTACCGTTCAGGTAATGGATGTGGCCGCATTCTGCGTTGAAAATTACTCGAAATACGACATTTATGAAAATAACACCCTTTCGTTTGAAGAGTGGAGTGAGGTATTCGCTTATTGTAGAAAAATAGACATAGAAGTTATTCCTTGTGTTTTAGATATACCATCGTTTGATTTTTGTTATGCTGAGGGATTTCGTTTTTTAAAATTACATGCTACAGACATCACCAATAAAACCATGTTGCAAAAAATGGCAGGATATGATGATCTTACCTTTATTTTAGAAACACAATGCGCCACGAATCTTGAAATTAAATTTGCTCTAGATATTATTGGTAATCAGGTTGAATGTCTAATGCACGGATTCAGTAATTACCCAACCGAAGTAGAAGACCTTAATTTAAATGCCTTAGATTATTTAAAAGAAGAATTTCCGCAGTATAGCACAGGACTAGCAGATCATTCTTTAGATACTACTAATATTCCGCTTATGGTATTGGCAAAAGGATGTGAATACCTAGAAAAGCATATTACAATTACAAGAAATAATAGGAAATTTGACTATCAAGTTTCTTTGTATCCGCATGAATTTGCTGTGATGGTGCAGCAATTAAAGCATTATCAATTAGCGCTTGGAGATTACAAAAAGCACCCTTCAAAATCAGAACTTCCATATCGAAATGTGATGTATAAAAAAGTACTTGGGGGAGGTGATTTTAAGAGAGCAGACGCAGGTGTCGAGTACATAACACATCAATTTAATTCATTTAAAAAGGAAGATGTTGGAATTGCGCTTATCGCACGTTTAAAGTCGAAAAGATTACCATTAAAGGTCTTAAAACCTTTTCACGACACTAACATGATCGATTTTTTATATCAGCGCTTAAAAACGGCCCAAAAAGTTAAAGATGTATTCTTATCTACTTCCACATTGGCCGAAGACACACCCTTGGCTGAGGTTGGTGTTGAAAAAGGCCACAAGGTATATCGTGGCCATGCCGTTTCAGTATTAGATAGAATGTTAGAATTATCGCTTCAGGAGCAATGGGGTTCAGTATTTAGAGTTACTGGAGACAATCCGTTTACAGACCCAGACTTAGTGGATGAGATGATTACGCTTATGGTTGAAAACGACTTAGATTATGTACGCGCCAACAACGTGCCTTTTGGTGTTTCTGCGGAACTTTTCAGTACGAAATACCTTTGGAATCTATACTTGAATATGGATAACCCAATGCATTCAGAATACCTTACACTATTTATTCTGAACGACGAACATGCCAAAAAAGGATGTATCGATGTGGAGTCTACTCTAAAAGATATAAAGTTTATAAACTTGTCTGTAGATTACCCAGAAGATTACAATAGGGTGCTGATGCTTTCAGAACGATTAGGCGCAACCAATTTAACTGAGGCGACTCTTAAAGATATCTTCGGGGTTATCGAAGATTTTAAGCGTGTGGATAAAAATAAACTTATTAAACTTCCTGAAGGAAAAGAGATTGTTTTTTCCGAATTTCTGAAACGATTAGAAAATCAGACATACGTAGTTAGAAAAAAAATGAATCTGTAA
- a CDS encoding acyltransferase, with protein sequence MPNDKQSKFENGVYISDAKNLKIGTHVRVNEHVFLQGKISIGNYVMIAPNVAIYTNSHEFADLETPMVLQGDTETNAVVIENNAWLGRNVVVLPGITVGEGSIVGANSVVTKNVAPFTVVGGVPAKLIKTRS encoded by the coding sequence ATGCCAAACGACAAACAATCAAAATTCGAGAATGGTGTTTACATCTCAGACGCAAAAAATTTAAAGATAGGAACACACGTTCGCGTGAACGAGCATGTTTTTTTACAAGGAAAAATTAGTATTGGAAATTACGTTATGATTGCTCCCAATGTGGCAATTTATACCAATTCGCATGAATTTGCTGATTTAGAAACACCAATGGTTTTGCAAGGCGATACCGAAACGAATGCAGTGGTCATTGAAAACAATGCTTGGTTAGGACGAAACGTAGTAGTATTACCTGGCATTACTGTGGGTGAAGGTTCTATTGTTGGTGCCAATTCTGTTGTCACTAAAAATGTTGCGCCTTTCACCGTGGTAGGAGGAGTTCCTGCAAAGTTAATTAAAACAAGAAGCTAA
- a CDS encoding heparin lyase I family protein: MKHLIWIFAMLVCIACDDKSETELTVEKEKFTRVYNDDFTDTIQPFWRTNQITHPDRLQIVTDPLNADNDVMKISLEKGDRIAKGYRNEIVVNPKDSFGYLNKYSYRFMFPESFFQKEEKKGIIVLNQWHDEPYPGFTWATKKIKARPPFAMYVEHTPEGEFYMILHSGIRMGNVDEMKISRWPGKLEPNKWYTFEADIFWSIYEDGYVKPKINDLCFEFDGVSQCTFQATNMYHKIPNYFKWGLYWSGTQENNRYIYYDDFKMNTERIGYFPPQKKLE, from the coding sequence ATGAAACATTTAATTTGGATTTTTGCCATGTTAGTATGTATAGCATGCGATGACAAAAGTGAAACAGAACTAACTGTAGAGAAGGAAAAATTCACCCGTGTTTATAATGACGATTTTACAGATACTATTCAGCCATTTTGGAGAACAAATCAAATTACGCATCCAGATAGATTACAGATAGTGACCGACCCGCTTAACGCGGATAATGATGTAATGAAAATATCATTAGAAAAGGGTGACAGAATCGCAAAAGGTTATAGAAACGAGATTGTGGTAAACCCAAAAGATTCTTTCGGTTATCTAAATAAGTATTCATACCGGTTTATGTTTCCTGAATCTTTCTTTCAAAAAGAAGAAAAGAAAGGTATAATTGTCTTAAACCAATGGCATGATGAACCTTATCCAGGATTTACTTGGGCAACAAAAAAAATTAAAGCACGACCTCCTTTCGCGATGTATGTTGAGCATACACCTGAAGGAGAGTTTTATATGATATTACATTCGGGGATTAGAATGGGCAATGTTGATGAGATGAAAATTTCAAGATGGCCAGGAAAATTAGAACCAAATAAATGGTACACTTTTGAAGCCGATATTTTTTGGAGTATCTATGAAGACGGTTATGTAAAACCAAAAATAAATGATCTCTGTTTTGAATTTGACGGAGTTTCACAATGCACGTTTCAAGCTACTAACATGTATCACAAAATTCCTAATTATTTTAAATGGGGCCTTTATTGGTCGGGTACTCAAGAAAATAATAGGTATATATATTATGACGATTTCAAAATGAATACCGAACGAATTGGGTATTTTCCACCACAAAAAAAATTGGAATGA
- a CDS encoding flippase yields METKQHKLARNAAIYSFFTLLQRGLGFFLLPVYTTVLATEQLGIISTATAVISFLVLFFGLSLRGSVAYYLYEFQNNNLQYLKKLYGTNVVFILLFSLISIGFLLVTKQWILEVLFENIPFRPYIFLALISIFLQPLYFFYQSVLKAKQQARKASVLDFVYFGIMIGLTLILILVFNFKAEGALLANAIASLAVFLISIFGLGKEITWCFIPRLLKKSLKYSLPLLPHNLSGWAMNMVDKVMLNAIDSLSMVALFDVGSQIGKVVNMISLGVNSAYAPWFFDQVKNNEDSKKNIAGLTLKIVLLYAVVGVVISWLAPEFIKIISNPEYHETWKIVPIISTAFVINGFYFTFSYVFFLDKTKYLPVLTIIGALVNIALNYYLIKEYGYVGAAVASLLTKIFFAVLVYYFSQKLYSIPYNLLYIILIISIGFLLSIIPLWVQEYLEAFNMWWVLTLKSLFLATFGGYIVLKNLKTIRKLIKPKNGQ; encoded by the coding sequence ATGGAAACCAAGCAACACAAATTGGCTAGAAACGCCGCTATTTATAGCTTCTTTACACTTCTGCAAAGAGGCCTAGGTTTCTTTTTACTACCAGTTTATACTACAGTGCTCGCAACAGAGCAGTTGGGAATTATTAGTACAGCTACTGCTGTCATTTCGTTTTTAGTGCTTTTTTTCGGACTCTCCCTTAGAGGATCGGTGGCATACTACTTATACGAATTTCAAAATAACAACCTTCAATATTTGAAGAAATTATATGGCACCAATGTCGTGTTTATTCTCTTGTTTTCTTTGATTTCAATTGGATTTTTGCTTGTCACAAAGCAATGGATTTTAGAAGTACTCTTTGAAAATATTCCCTTTCGTCCATACATCTTTCTAGCTCTCATCAGTATTTTTTTACAACCGCTCTATTTTTTTTACCAATCGGTATTGAAGGCAAAGCAGCAAGCAAGAAAGGCATCTGTGTTAGATTTTGTGTATTTCGGCATTATGATTGGACTTACGCTAATTTTAATACTTGTTTTCAATTTTAAGGCCGAAGGAGCTCTTTTAGCAAATGCCATAGCTAGTTTAGCAGTATTTTTAATAAGTATTTTTGGATTAGGTAAAGAAATAACCTGGTGCTTTATCCCTCGTCTTCTTAAAAAGTCGCTTAAATACTCGCTTCCATTATTACCACATAACTTATCGGGATGGGCAATGAACATGGTAGATAAAGTGATGCTTAATGCAATTGACTCGTTAAGCATGGTAGCACTATTTGATGTTGGGTCACAAATTGGGAAAGTCGTGAATATGATTTCACTAGGCGTGAATTCTGCTTATGCACCATGGTTTTTTGATCAGGTTAAAAACAATGAAGATAGTAAGAAAAACATTGCGGGACTTACCTTAAAAATCGTTTTGTTATACGCCGTCGTAGGAGTTGTTATTAGTTGGCTAGCACCAGAATTTATCAAAATTATTAGTAACCCCGAATATCATGAGACTTGGAAAATAGTTCCAATTATCTCTACAGCATTCGTGATTAATGGGTTTTATTTTACGTTTAGCTATGTTTTTTTCTTAGATAAAACAAAATATCTTCCTGTATTAACCATTATTGGAGCACTTGTTAATATCGCACTCAACTATTATTTAATCAAGGAGTATGGGTACGTTGGAGCTGCTGTGGCAAGTTTGCTGACAAAAATATTTTTCGCAGTGTTGGTATATTATTTCAGTCAAAAATTATATAGTATTCCCTACAATCTTTTGTACATTATTTTGATCATTAGCATCGGATTTTTACTATCCATAATTCCGCTATGGGTACAAGAATACTTGGAAGCATTTAATATGTGGTGGGTGCTTACCTTGAAATCTTTATTTCTAGCTACTTTTGGCGGATACATTGTATTGAAAAACTTAAAAACTATACGAAAATTAATTAAACCTAAAAATGGCCAATAA